The DNA segment TGGTAAAACGAAATGAGTCGGTTATGCATTTTGTTTTCTCCAGAGAGCGCTTTCTGGAGAGATTCAGGGAGTGTTTTTCGACTTCTTATCCTGTTGTGACTGTTTCCGGTGATTACAGGATGATCAGACAATTATTTTACAAGGAGAAAAACCGGTTTTCTGTGCAGCGTTTATGATCAAAAGTTCGCTTAGTTGCCTTGTGGTTTTTTTTCTTGACTTCAAGTTGATCTCATTGGATATTTATTACGCTAGGATTGTTCAGGAGGGCTTGTGGCAAATACTACAAAACATGATTTGATTGCTGAAGTTTCAAGGTACACCGGTTTGACCCAGGGTGATACCAAAATAGTGGTTGAAGAGCTCCTTGAGACGATTGCTTCCACTCTGGAACAAGGGAACAGCATTGAGATTCGCGGATTCGGAACTTTTTATACAAAGGTAAGGAAGCCCCGGCCTGCACGTAATCCAAAAACCGGTGAAGTTATTCCACTTAAAAAGCGGGTAGTTCCCCTTTTCAAGTTTTCAGGTGAGCTTAAAAAAGCGGTTGCCGATTGCCTCTTGCAACACGCTGATACTGCGGAATAATCTTTTCGACATAATCTCCTTTTTTACCCCGTCAAAGGGGATTCTCACCCTATATATATTTCCTCATATCTGATCCAGCCTCAATATATTGAATTAGCCGCTGTTGAGAAATCCTTTTACGTACTTGACACTACAGCAATATCAGCATATAATAAGCAGTACATTAATCCGGTGATATCTTTACAGAATGGAAGTTCCGGCAGGTGTGCGGCGTCCATAATTCAAGAGGAGTGATCTTCATGCGGATCAGGGCAGTGATTTTCGCTATGGTACTAATGATTGCACAATCCAGGGCTGGTGATATGCCGCAACTGGATGAATTCAATGCTAATGTCAAATTACCGACTCTGGACGCCCGGGTTTCGATCGGATTCAATTATGATTTCCTGAGAGCTCCAACGGATGTTTCATTTGATTATCCAAAAGGCTATTTCGGATTCAATGTTCCAATTGAGCAGAATATAAACCTCCGTGATTTTCTCAATTATATCGATCCCGCAATAGATTCCATATTTGCCGATACTTCAATATTTACTAATGGTAGAGATTTCCGCCCCCGGGGAAAAGCACGGCAGAATCCCAATACAACCTTCAGAGTGGATGTGCCTATGATGGGGGGAGTTGCCTCTTTCTCCAACATCCAGAATTTTTTCCTCAGCTACACCAATATACTTGGAAATAACAACATATATGCAAATCCTGACTCTCTGGGAGAAGGGATAAGTTTCCTTTTAAGAGGATCAATCAATGTACCTCTGAGCCTTCAATTGGGCTGGGAAACGATGACTTTCGGTTATGCTTACAAGATCAACCGTTACCTGACCATGGCCCTTAACCTCCACCGGCATCTCTTCACCATGGACATTCGGGGCAAAATCAATGTCAATCTGATGGGGAGGCTGAAGTATGAGGGAAAGGGTGCCGATGGTATCGATCTGGACCAGGAACTGGATTACCCCTCTGAAAAGGTCAACGGATCTGCCTATGGGCATTATGAGGCGGAAGTGTGGTCACCAACTATAGGGCTTAAAGCCTGGCGCTTTACCCTTACCTCTCGTTTTGGACTTCGTACCAGGGCTAAAGGCGAGTTTGTGGCCAGGTATTCTGTACCATTCTTTGTTGATCAGGAAACTTTCGACTTCAATGTTGACTTCAATGATCCATCTCAGTACACAGATCCCGAGTTTCTCAATAATCTCAATTCCAATGCAGTAGACAGTGTAATCTACTCGACAAAGAAGGATGGAAAAGGAAGCGATCTGCAGTGGCGCATGCCGACCGGACTTACTGTCGCATTCGATATTATTCCTCAATACCTGGCTGTTTCCTATACAAAGACATTTGGTGATGTTCTTTTGAAGATTGACAGGATCGAAAAAGAGCACAAAGCCGCTGACGGTTGGAGCAGACCTGGAACAAACGATTCTCTTGTGATTGACATGGGAGCCAACGTCGATCACGTTATTCTGCTCCACTTGAACATCTACAACGCATTCCTGAATATCGGGGTTTTTGGTATGGATTTCAGGTACGCGGATAAAGAAAACCTGATTGGAAGCAAAATGCCATATATGCACATGGGAAAATCGGCGATGCTTCCGGTTTTGAATTTCGGTTCAACGATCGGCACAAAATTCAGGGTCCTGCTTGAACTTGATGTTCTGCCCCTGCCTGCGTTTAAATCAGGGGTGCTTTACTACTTTTAAGGAAAGTTGATCCAGAATTTTATTGATCTGAAAGGATTTTTATGGGACTGTTCAGGAGAATTGGATTTATCGCGGTTATTGCGGCCGTGTATGCATTTGCACAGCAGGCAAACGATTATTTGACAGTTCAGATTCCGGTCGGGGCTCAACCTGCAAACAAAGTGTTATGGGTAAGGTGGTCAGGTGTCTCCCGCGGTCCGGGTTACCTTCCTCCCGATTCCGGTTTCATTTACTATGACAGAACTCCCGGAGGAGCAGACCTGGCTAATTACAGGTATAAGGT comes from the Fibrobacter sp. genome and includes:
- a CDS encoding integration host factor subunit beta — its product is MANTTKHDLIAEVSRYTGLTQGDTKIVVEELLETIASTLEQGNSIEIRGFGTFYTKVRKPRPARNPKTGEVIPLKKRVVPLFKFSGELKKAVADCLLQHADTAE